The following coding sequences are from one Mesorhizobium onobrychidis window:
- the argE gene encoding acetylornithine deacetylase — protein sequence MNVEEILATLIAFPSVVGTPNGAIVDWIRDYCQAAGAEVTVLPGPEGDRSNLFVTVGPRAGRGYIISGHVDVVPAGEPEWSSDPFVLRREGGRLYGRGTTDMKGFLACALAALPGLAAMNLRQPIHLAFSYDEEAGCRGVPHLLAALPGLCERPLGAIVGEPSRMQPVRAHKGKAAARLEVIGRSGHSSRPDLGLNAVHAMAGVITHAVAYGQSLANGPLDQDFEPPYSSLQVGVIAGGQAVNIIAGQCTADIEVRAVPGVSPSSLLEPVKAGLFALRDSGFEVIWQELSSYPALAPAKGSELAAVLTELTGQEPLTAVSYGTEAGLYQQAGIDAIICGPGDIGRAHRADEYIETGELAACRKMIQGLGARLAA from the coding sequence ATGAACGTGGAAGAAATCCTCGCGACCCTGATTGCATTTCCCTCTGTTGTGGGCACGCCGAACGGCGCGATCGTCGATTGGATCCGCGACTACTGTCAGGCAGCCGGAGCCGAGGTGACGGTTCTGCCCGGTCCCGAGGGCGACCGGTCCAACCTGTTCGTCACGGTCGGCCCGCGTGCCGGTCGGGGCTACATCATCTCCGGACATGTGGATGTCGTGCCGGCCGGCGAGCCGGAATGGAGCTCGGATCCGTTCGTCCTGCGCCGCGAGGGCGGCAGGCTTTACGGCCGCGGCACCACCGACATGAAGGGCTTTCTCGCCTGCGCATTGGCCGCGCTCCCAGGACTTGCGGCGATGAACCTGCGGCAACCAATTCATCTCGCATTCTCCTACGACGAAGAGGCGGGGTGCCGTGGCGTGCCGCATCTCTTAGCTGCGTTGCCAGGCCTATGCGAGAGGCCGCTTGGCGCGATTGTCGGCGAGCCGAGCCGGATGCAGCCGGTGCGCGCACATAAGGGGAAGGCCGCCGCGCGGCTCGAGGTGATCGGGCGATCCGGCCATTCGTCTCGCCCCGATCTCGGACTCAATGCCGTGCACGCCATGGCCGGCGTCATCACGCACGCCGTGGCCTATGGCCAATCCCTCGCCAACGGACCGCTCGATCAGGATTTCGAGCCCCCATATTCTTCGTTGCAGGTGGGCGTCATCGCCGGTGGACAGGCGGTCAACATCATCGCTGGCCAATGCACTGCCGATATCGAGGTACGTGCCGTGCCGGGCGTTTCTCCATCCTCCCTGCTTGAGCCGGTCAAGGCCGGGCTTTTTGCCCTGCGCGACAGCGGCTTCGAGGTAATTTGGCAAGAGTTGAGTTCCTATCCCGCCCTTGCACCCGCGAAGGGGAGTGAGCTAGCGGCGGTTCTGACCGAGCTGACGGGGCAGGAGCCGCTCACAGCGGTCAGTTACGGCACGGAGGCCGGGCTTTATCAGCAGGCCGGTATCGATGCGATCATTTGCGGCCCCGGCGACATCGGCCGTGCTCACCGTGCCGACGAATATATCGAGACCGGTGAACTCGCCGCTTGCCGGAAGATGA
- a CDS encoding GNAT family N-acetyltransferase, with translation MQRSVRLKSFELVARDINDVDVDLLHALSISVRWPHRPKDWNLLRRAGHGIVAVDGIGRVFGSAMWFPHGDDFATIGLVITTPRAQAQGGGRWLMEQVLEQCGDRNLALNATHPAYPLYISLGFTSEAIVYMRQGEAPQKLPPMPALDGELSELPSDRLREITELDARAFGTNRAGLLALLAEDASIATLSRGGEVVGYSMCREFGRGHVIGPIVARSDQDAVHLTAVHLKKLAGRFARVDSRERDGVFAEFLQQSGLGIAETVTTMSKGRRFLNRESNKPWVYGLASHAWS, from the coding sequence ATGCAGAGATCAGTGCGCCTGAAATCCTTTGAACTGGTCGCGCGGGACATCAATGATGTCGACGTTGATCTGCTGCATGCACTATCGATTTCTGTCCGCTGGCCGCATCGCCCCAAGGACTGGAACCTACTGCGCCGCGCCGGCCACGGCATCGTCGCCGTTGACGGAATTGGGCGCGTCTTCGGAAGCGCGATGTGGTTTCCCCACGGGGACGATTTTGCCACCATTGGCCTGGTGATCACGACGCCTCGCGCACAGGCGCAGGGAGGTGGCCGATGGCTCATGGAACAGGTCCTTGAGCAGTGCGGGGATCGCAATCTGGCCCTGAATGCAACCCATCCCGCCTATCCTCTGTATATTTCACTCGGCTTCACGAGCGAGGCGATCGTCTACATGCGCCAGGGCGAGGCCCCACAAAAACTCCCGCCAATGCCAGCTCTTGATGGTGAACTAAGTGAGCTGCCCAGCGACAGACTTCGCGAGATCACCGAGCTGGACGCGCGTGCGTTTGGGACAAATCGTGCGGGGCTACTTGCGTTGCTCGCAGAGGATGCCTCGATAGCCACTCTGAGCCGCGGTGGCGAGGTTGTTGGCTATTCCATGTGTCGCGAGTTCGGGCGCGGCCATGTGATTGGCCCCATTGTGGCTCGAAGCGACCAGGACGCGGTCCATCTCACCGCCGTCCATCTGAAGAAGCTGGCAGGTCGATTCGCCCGCGTCGATTCGCGCGAGAGGGATGGCGTGTTTGCCGAGTTCCTTCAGCAGAGCGGCCTCGGCATTGCCGAGACCGTGACGACAATGTCCAAAGGCCGCCGGTTCCTGAACCGGGAAAGCAACAAACCTTGGGTTTATGGATTGGCGAGCCACGCCTG